In a genomic window of Bosea sp. F3-2:
- a CDS encoding LysR family transcriptional regulator — protein MDIRHLRCFYYVADLGSVTRASSFLHVTQPAISRTIRALEDELGVPLFERNGRGVTLTEAGTQLFGRCQQIFQMVEDTRREVISFAGSVSGDVVLGVPPSLFAFTPGLLTRCRELHPHIHIRLLDGFNGYLQDWLLAGAVDLAVLNGRASDLRKYKATHLATDRLYVIGRHDDRSSRAPAVAREIAFHTLGDLPVILPTRMSALRKLIEEAAIDAGIQIRPLHELDSVAAIKELILRGEGVAILPLASIARELESGQLWAARLTRPEVQRELVVATSIDRPASKAVRAVQEVIVKDFRTIAEALDYSLGFL, from the coding sequence ATGGATATCAGGCACCTGCGATGCTTTTACTATGTTGCGGATTTAGGTAGCGTCACACGCGCGTCGTCGTTCCTCCACGTCACCCAGCCAGCGATTAGCCGCACGATACGGGCGCTGGAGGACGAGCTCGGGGTGCCGCTGTTCGAACGCAACGGCCGGGGCGTTACGCTCACCGAAGCGGGGACTCAGCTGTTTGGCCGCTGTCAGCAAATCTTTCAGATGGTCGAGGATACGCGGCGGGAAGTCATCAGCTTCGCCGGCTCCGTCAGCGGCGACGTGGTCCTAGGCGTTCCGCCTTCACTCTTCGCGTTCACGCCGGGACTGCTCACGCGCTGCCGCGAACTTCACCCGCATATCCATATTCGATTGCTAGACGGCTTCAATGGCTATCTGCAGGATTGGCTGCTCGCGGGTGCGGTGGATCTAGCGGTCTTGAACGGCCGGGCTTCGGACTTGAGGAAATACAAGGCCACGCATCTCGCGACAGACCGTCTCTACGTGATCGGGCGGCACGACGATCGCAGTTCAAGGGCACCGGCGGTCGCTAGGGAAATCGCGTTCCACACCCTCGGCGATCTTCCCGTCATCCTTCCGACGCGCATGAGCGCGCTCCGGAAGCTGATCGAGGAAGCCGCGATCGACGCTGGCATCCAGATCCGCCCGCTGCACGAACTCGATTCCGTCGCGGCCATCAAGGAGCTCATCTTGCGCGGCGAGGGGGTCGCGATCCTGCCGCTGGCCAGCATCGCCCGGGAACTCGAAAGCGGGCAGCTCTGGGCCGCACGCCTGACGCGGCCCGAAGTGCAGCGGGAGCTGGTCGTCGCCACTTCGATCGACCGTCCGGCCAGCAAGGCGGTGCGGGCCGTGCAGGAGGTGATCGTGAAGGACTTCCGCACGATCGCGGAGGCGCTTGACTATTCGCTCGGCTTCCTCTGA
- a CDS encoding ABC transporter substrate-binding protein, whose amino-acid sequence MSNHRSRRHVLAAMAASTAAVHGLAIPGIALAQDSKRLRIAVGFGLPSLPVRIAQQNGYFAEQARKLGLSDFKVDIVQLSGQNPIIDSLLSGQIDMCISGQAGMLIAWDRTRGTSREICGFSGISNNRCMLMTVDPRIRSLADFGPNDKIAMPSTANTQAFILKMACEKQFGDSTRLDKSMISLPHPDALNGLLRGGIVAAHFASPPYVQIIAKDPRARTILTSGDVFGGLSSFVIVAGTRSFAEANPDIVKVFLAALQDAITFIENNPAQSTEIYLQIEPTTILSKAEFQRIIEDPQEGYSLNTNGIMTYAGFMKKTGFLRNELKSIDDFMIPAVHALRNT is encoded by the coding sequence ATGTCGAACCATCGATCTAGGCGCCATGTCCTCGCTGCCATGGCCGCATCGACAGCTGCGGTTCATGGCCTTGCCATTCCCGGCATTGCATTGGCTCAGGATAGCAAGCGGCTGCGCATCGCCGTCGGCTTCGGCCTGCCGAGCCTTCCCGTCCGCATCGCACAGCAGAATGGCTATTTCGCCGAGCAGGCCAGGAAGCTCGGCCTCTCGGATTTCAAGGTCGATATCGTGCAGCTCAGCGGGCAGAATCCGATCATCGACTCGCTCCTCTCCGGCCAGATCGACATGTGCATTTCCGGCCAGGCCGGAATGCTCATCGCCTGGGATCGCACCAGAGGCACGAGTCGCGAGATCTGCGGATTTTCAGGCATTTCGAACAATCGCTGCATGCTGATGACGGTCGATCCGCGCATCAGGTCGCTGGCCGATTTCGGCCCGAACGACAAGATCGCGATGCCTTCCACGGCGAACACGCAGGCGTTCATCCTGAAGATGGCCTGCGAGAAGCAGTTCGGCGACTCTACTCGCCTCGACAAGAGCATGATCAGCCTTCCGCATCCCGATGCGTTGAACGGGCTGCTGCGGGGCGGCATCGTCGCCGCCCATTTCGCTTCTCCACCCTACGTGCAAATCATCGCGAAGGATCCGCGGGCTCGGACGATCCTTACTTCCGGTGACGTTTTCGGAGGGCTTTCGAGCTTCGTGATCGTGGCCGGCACGCGCTCCTTCGCCGAGGCCAATCCCGACATCGTCAAGGTTTTCCTCGCCGCGCTGCAGGACGCGATCACCTTCATCGAGAATAACCCGGCGCAATCGACCGAGATTTACCTGCAAATCGAGCCGACCACTATACTTTCGAAAGCGGAATTCCAGCGGATCATCGAGGACCCGCAGGAGGGCTATTCCCTCAACACGAACGGGATCATGACCTATGCCGGTTTCATGAAGAAGACCGGCTTCCTGAGAAACGAACTGAAATCGATCGACGATTTCATGATTCCCGCCGTTCACGCGTTGAGAAACACCTGA
- a CDS encoding ABC transporter ATP-binding protein, protein MSEHFSMPPALLEVDGITLQYKTPTTLVTASYRVSFDVLKGDRFILLGPSGCGKSTILKAVGGYLKPVEGTIRLQGKPVTGPGADRMMVFQEFDQLLPWKTVLGNVMFSMVESGKFSREEAQRRAIAIIGRVGLAKFANVYPHTLSGGMKQRVGIARAMALEPDMLLMDEPFAALDALTRRQMQDELLHLWRDRSFTMLFVTHSIEEAIVLGTRVLVLSPHPGQVRAELDCSRFEHTHVGSREFQELHRKISHLLFGDRATAENEGLHV, encoded by the coding sequence ATGAGCGAGCATTTCAGTATGCCGCCAGCCCTGCTCGAGGTCGATGGCATCACGCTGCAGTACAAGACCCCGACGACGCTCGTCACGGCTTCGTATCGCGTAAGTTTCGATGTGCTGAAAGGTGATCGGTTTATCCTTCTCGGCCCCTCCGGCTGCGGCAAATCGACGATCCTCAAAGCCGTGGGCGGCTATCTCAAGCCCGTCGAAGGGACGATCCGGCTTCAGGGCAAACCGGTGACCGGCCCCGGCGCGGACCGCATGATGGTCTTCCAGGAGTTCGATCAGCTCTTGCCGTGGAAAACCGTTCTCGGCAACGTCATGTTCAGCATGGTGGAGAGCGGCAAGTTCTCCCGGGAAGAGGCGCAAAGGCGGGCTATCGCGATCATCGGGCGGGTCGGCCTGGCGAAGTTCGCCAATGTCTATCCCCATACGCTTTCCGGCGGCATGAAGCAGCGCGTCGGCATTGCGCGGGCGATGGCGCTCGAGCCCGACATGCTGCTGATGGACGAGCCCTTCGCTGCGCTCGACGCACTGACACGACGCCAGATGCAAGACGAGCTCCTACATCTCTGGCGGGATCGCAGCTTCACGATGCTGTTCGTCACGCATTCGATTGAGGAGGCGATCGTGCTGGGAACCCGCGTGCTCGTGCTCAGTCCTCATCCCGGCCAGGTGCGGGCCGAACTCGACTGCAGCCGCTTCGAGCACACCCATGTGGGCAGCCGGGAATTCCAGGAATTGCACCGCAAGATTTCCCATTTGCTGTTTGGCGACCGTGCGACCGCGGAGAATGAAGGCCTGCATGTCTGA
- a CDS encoding ABC transporter permease, translating to MSELAIQPGQPRPDFENPASAVGHIGNVEQKLGPFELIWNEVGVRRGVFILLLAAVWEIYARWLDNPLSFPPLSTTAAVFVSDLASGELPVRLWSTLQVLVLGYLTGLVIATILTSVAVSSRFGTDVLATLTAMFNPLPAIALLPLALIWFGLGIPSLVFVITHSVLWAVALNVHSGFLSVSMTQRMVGQNVGLRGLPYVMKLLIPAAFPSILAGLKIGWAFAWRTLIAAELIFGVSSSQGGLGWYIFQARTLLDTPRVFAGLLTVILVGLLIEGIIFRAIENRTVRKWGMQS from the coding sequence ATGTCTGAACTCGCCATACAGCCGGGGCAACCGCGTCCCGATTTCGAGAACCCGGCGTCAGCCGTCGGGCATATCGGCAATGTGGAACAGAAACTCGGCCCGTTCGAGCTGATCTGGAACGAGGTTGGCGTTCGCCGCGGCGTGTTCATTCTCTTGCTCGCAGCGGTGTGGGAGATCTACGCGCGTTGGTTGGACAACCCCCTGTCCTTTCCACCCCTGAGCACGACCGCCGCCGTTTTCGTCAGCGATCTCGCCAGCGGCGAGCTGCCGGTCCGGCTCTGGTCGACCTTACAGGTCCTCGTCCTGGGGTACCTGACAGGGCTCGTCATCGCCACGATTCTGACCAGCGTCGCCGTGTCGTCGCGGTTCGGCACCGACGTGCTCGCGACCTTGACTGCGATGTTCAATCCTCTCCCGGCGATCGCCCTCCTGCCACTCGCTCTTATCTGGTTCGGCCTGGGCATTCCAAGCCTTGTCTTCGTCATCACTCATTCGGTGCTCTGGGCCGTCGCGTTGAACGTGCATTCGGGTTTCCTCAGCGTGAGTATGACTCAGCGCATGGTCGGCCAGAACGTCGGGTTGCGGGGTCTGCCTTATGTCATGAAACTGCTGATCCCGGCGGCATTCCCGTCCATCCTCGCCGGCCTGAAGATTGGATGGGCCTTCGCTTGGCGGACGTTGATCGCGGCGGAGCTGATATTCGGCGTATCGTCGAGCCAGGGTGGCCTCGGCTGGTACATCTTCCAGGCGAGGACCCTGCTCGACACGCCGCGGGTCTTCGCCGGACTATTGACCGTGATCCTTGTCGGCTTGCTGATCGAGGGGATAATCTTCAGGGCAATAGAGAACCGCACCGTCCGCAAGTGGGGCATGCAGAGCTGA
- a CDS encoding PLP-dependent aminotransferase family protein has protein sequence MNEWLKRFANRADGMQASEIRELLKLLDRPDITSFAGGIPDPSLFPTEAFAAAYRDALTGTAAGAALQYSVSEGYLPLRQWLVAHMGRLGVACSTDNILITSGSQQALDYLGKLFIGPQDTVLITRPTYLGALQAFSPYEPRYEYVQPEVGNATPALYAGAAGASRSKLAFAYLTPDFANPTGETISPAGRTRMLDLCNELDMPLVEDAAYEALRYEGVSPPALLALDCRRSGGIDLARTIYCGTFSKTLSPGLRVGWVCAARPVIQKLVLMKQASDLHSPSINQIVMHAVADKYYAEHTRMLRDVYRRRRDVMLAALNEHMPPPVTWTRPDGGMFVWVRLPDGLDGTRLLERAIAEARVAFVPGKAFYADGTGTSTIRLSFSLAEETESKAGIERLARLVRNEYARLNAQAYPGSS, from the coding sequence ATGAACGAATGGCTCAAGCGCTTCGCCAACCGCGCGGACGGGATGCAGGCATCAGAAATTCGCGAGCTGCTCAAGCTGCTCGACCGGCCTGACATCACGTCTTTCGCCGGCGGCATCCCCGATCCCAGCCTGTTTCCGACCGAGGCCTTCGCAGCGGCCTACAGAGATGCCTTGACGGGAACGGCGGCGGGGGCAGCGCTGCAATACTCGGTCAGCGAAGGCTATCTGCCGCTGCGGCAGTGGCTGGTCGCACATATGGGTCGACTGGGCGTCGCATGTTCAACCGACAACATCCTGATCACTTCGGGCTCGCAGCAGGCGCTGGACTATCTGGGCAAGCTCTTCATAGGCCCGCAAGACACGGTGCTGATCACGCGACCGACCTATCTCGGGGCCCTTCAGGCCTTCAGCCCCTACGAGCCGCGCTATGAATACGTGCAGCCGGAGGTGGGGAACGCCACTCCGGCGCTCTACGCCGGCGCGGCAGGCGCCTCCCGCAGCAAACTCGCATTCGCCTATCTGACGCCGGATTTTGCCAATCCCACGGGAGAGACGATCAGCCCTGCGGGGCGCACCCGTATGCTCGACCTTTGCAACGAACTCGACATGCCGCTCGTCGAGGACGCAGCATATGAAGCGCTCCGTTACGAAGGCGTGAGTCCGCCGGCCTTGCTCGCGCTCGATTGCCGGCGCAGCGGCGGCATCGACCTCGCGCGGACCATCTACTGCGGAACGTTCTCCAAGACTCTGTCGCCGGGGCTTAGGGTCGGGTGGGTCTGTGCCGCGAGACCGGTCATCCAGAAGCTTGTGCTGATGAAGCAGGCATCCGATTTGCACTCGCCTTCGATCAACCAGATCGTCATGCATGCCGTGGCCGACAAATACTATGCCGAGCACACCCGGATGCTCCGGGACGTATATCGCCGGCGCCGGGACGTCATGCTTGCCGCGCTAAACGAGCATATGCCGCCACCGGTGACGTGGACACGGCCGGATGGCGGGATGTTCGTATGGGTGCGCTTGCCGGATGGGCTCGACGGCACACGGCTTCTGGAACGCGCTATTGCCGAAGCGCGTGTCGCTTTCGTGCCGGGGAAAGCCTTCTACGCGGACGGAACGGGAACCAGCACCATCCGGCTGAGCTTCTCGCTCGCCGAGGAAACCGAGTCAAAGGCCGGGATCGAACGCCTCGCTCGCTTGGTCAGGAATGAATACGCTCGCCTGAATGCTCAAGCGTATCCCGGCTCTAGCTAA
- a CDS encoding acetyl-CoA carboxylase biotin carboxyl carrier protein subunit, producing the protein MKPSEIAELATLMSRRGIELAEVETAAGRYRLVVDIASAAEAVAVPYLAVAGSFVTAPGPGLFRGTHPERGETEIKVGDEIAVDQLVGYLEAGEILLPIIAQVAGTVRDVLVAERELVGYGTRLFRLV; encoded by the coding sequence ATGAAGCCGTCCGAAATCGCCGAGCTGGCGACGTTGATGTCAAGGCGAGGGATCGAGCTGGCGGAGGTCGAAACAGCGGCCGGCCGTTATCGGCTCGTCGTCGATATCGCGAGCGCTGCCGAGGCCGTAGCGGTCCCGTATCTCGCAGTGGCGGGGAGCTTTGTGACAGCGCCTGGGCCTGGCCTCTTTCGAGGGACGCATCCCGAACGCGGCGAAACCGAGATCAAGGTCGGGGACGAGATCGCCGTCGATCAGCTGGTGGGTTATCTGGAAGCGGGCGAAATCCTGCTACCAATCATAGCGCAGGTCGCTGGTACGGTCCGGGACGTTCTGGTGGCGGAGCGGGAGCTCGTCGGCTACGGCACTCGGCTCTTCCGGCTCGTCTGA
- the accC gene encoding acetyl-CoA carboxylase biotin carboxylase subunit, translating to MFDTVLIANRGEIALRIQRGCRKLGLRCVQAFSEADAGAPYVRLADAAVCVGPAPSAGSYLNKQALVVAARASGAQAIHPGYGFLSENADFAELVEEQGLVFVGPPASAIRLMGDKISAKRAMIAAGVPCVPGYEGGLEANESSLSIAREVGFPIIVKAAGGGGGRGMRIVHEESELISAISMTREEAGRAFGNPTVYLERFLQTPRHIEIQIVADGHGNCVWIGERDCSVQRRHQKIIEEAPAFGVPRDLLARVGESCVAACRSIGYRGAGTFEFLYENGELYFIEMNTRLQVEHTVTEMVSGLDIVELQLRVARGEALPLGQQDIRIFGHAIECRINAEDPDSFMPSAGRVTFWHAPGGPGVRVDSHLASGYVVPPNYDSMIAKAITHGPTRAEAIARMQGALSEIVVEGIRTNVPLHRELLTDPQFTAGGVSIHFLEDRKKASAS from the coding sequence ATGTTCGACACCGTCCTCATCGCCAATCGCGGCGAGATCGCGCTGCGCATCCAGCGTGGTTGCCGTAAGCTCGGACTGCGCTGCGTCCAGGCCTTCTCCGAGGCCGACGCCGGCGCGCCCTATGTCCGCCTGGCGGATGCGGCCGTCTGCGTCGGCCCCGCTCCCTCTGCGGGAAGCTATCTCAACAAGCAGGCCTTGGTCGTCGCGGCGCGGGCATCCGGTGCGCAGGCGATCCATCCGGGCTACGGCTTCTTGTCCGAGAATGCGGATTTCGCCGAGCTCGTCGAGGAGCAGGGGCTCGTCTTCGTCGGCCCGCCGGCCTCTGCCATCCGCCTCATGGGCGACAAGATCTCCGCCAAGCGGGCAATGATCGCAGCCGGCGTTCCCTGCGTTCCCGGCTACGAGGGGGGGCTGGAGGCGAATGAGTCGAGCCTTTCGATCGCCCGGGAGGTCGGCTTTCCGATCATCGTCAAGGCGGCGGGCGGCGGCGGCGGGCGCGGCATGCGGATTGTGCACGAGGAAAGCGAGCTGATATCGGCGATTTCCATGACGCGTGAGGAAGCCGGTCGGGCCTTCGGCAATCCGACCGTCTACCTCGAGCGGTTTCTACAGACGCCCCGCCATATCGAAATTCAGATCGTGGCGGACGGCCACGGCAATTGCGTCTGGATCGGCGAACGGGACTGTTCGGTGCAGCGCCGGCATCAGAAGATCATTGAGGAGGCGCCGGCATTCGGGGTCCCACGCGACCTGCTCGCGCGCGTCGGCGAGAGCTGCGTCGCCGCTTGCCGATCGATCGGCTATCGCGGAGCGGGAACGTTCGAGTTCCTCTACGAGAACGGAGAGCTGTATTTCATCGAGATGAATACGCGCCTGCAGGTCGAACATACCGTGACGGAGATGGTCAGCGGTCTCGACATCGTCGAGTTGCAATTGCGGGTAGCGCGGGGCGAGGCGCTGCCGCTTGGGCAGCAGGACATCCGGATATTCGGCCATGCGATCGAGTGCCGGATCAATGCCGAGGACCCCGATAGCTTCATGCCGTCGGCGGGCCGGGTGACGTTCTGGCACGCGCCCGGCGGACCGGGCGTTCGCGTCGATTCCCATCTCGCGTCCGGCTATGTCGTGCCGCCCAACTACGATTCTATGATTGCCAAGGCCATCACTCATGGCCCGACACGCGCCGAAGCCATCGCCCGCATGCAGGGGGCCTTGTCCGAGATCGTCGTTGAGGGCATCAGGACTAATGTGCCGCTACACCGCGAATTGCTGACCGACCCGCAATTCACGGCCGGCGGCGTTTCGATCCATTTCCTGGAAGACCGCAAGAAGGCAAGTGCGTCATGA
- a CDS encoding biotin/lipoyl-containing protein produces the protein MELKRIAALADLFAASPLLELEVEDAEGRVRLVKRASTAAPAGRSSPVAVPPVRSPAPPVPTAQVSGTGSGGGASTSSASIVSSPMYGTFFRAQAPGEKPFVSEGDAVEPGQTLGLIEAMKTLCKIPAEKAGRVRRILKADGEPVEEGQPLFEIE, from the coding sequence ATGGAACTGAAGCGTATCGCCGCGCTCGCCGATCTCTTCGCCGCCTCTCCGCTGCTGGAGCTGGAAGTAGAGGACGCCGAGGGCCGTGTCAGGTTGGTGAAACGAGCTTCGACGGCGGCGCCGGCCGGGCGATCTTCGCCCGTGGCTGTGCCGCCGGTCAGAAGCCCGGCTCCTCCGGTTCCGACGGCGCAGGTTTCCGGCACAGGGTCCGGCGGCGGCGCGAGTACGTCTTCGGCGAGCATCGTCTCCTCGCCGATGTACGGCACCTTCTTCCGGGCGCAGGCTCCCGGAGAGAAGCCGTTCGTGTCCGAAGGCGATGCGGTCGAGCCGGGCCAGACGCTGGGTTTGATCGAGGCTATGAAGACACTCTGTAAGATCCCGGCGGAGAAGGCCGGGCGGGTGCGGCGCATCCTCAAGGCCGATGGCGAGCCCGTCGAAGAGGGCCAGCCGCTCTTCGAGATCGAGTGA